A single window of Sphingobium sp. SCG-1 DNA harbors:
- the mazG gene encoding nucleoside triphosphate pyrophosphohydrolase, producing MAGHCPSDVPVASPADIAPLANIMARLRDPVDGCPWDVQQDFATIAPYTIEEAYEVADAITRNDMPALKDELGDLLLQVVFHSRMAEEAGHFALQDVADAICEKMVRRHPHVFLDGSTGDASTAQTNWETIKATERAEKEEDRSALAGVALALPALLRAEKIQKRAARTGFDWPDLSGVTAKIQEELQEVADATSQDEKEDEIGDLLFTVVNLARHLKVDPEAALRRATAKFDGRFRAMEQASGDAFTTLSLEEKEALWQFVKRTA from the coding sequence TGTTGCATCCCCTGCAGATATTGCGCCGCTCGCCAATATCATGGCGCGATTGCGCGATCCTGTTGATGGTTGCCCGTGGGACGTGCAGCAGGACTTCGCAACCATCGCGCCCTACACGATTGAGGAAGCGTATGAGGTGGCCGATGCGATTACCCGCAATGACATGCCTGCCCTTAAGGACGAACTTGGCGACCTGCTGCTTCAGGTTGTTTTCCATTCTCGCATGGCTGAGGAAGCTGGACATTTTGCTCTACAGGATGTCGCCGATGCCATTTGCGAGAAGATGGTGCGTCGGCACCCGCACGTCTTTCTTGACGGCAGCACCGGCGATGCATCGACTGCGCAGACAAATTGGGAGACTATCAAGGCCACAGAGCGCGCCGAAAAGGAAGAAGATCGCAGTGCGCTTGCAGGCGTCGCGTTAGCGCTGCCAGCGTTGCTCCGGGCAGAGAAAATTCAGAAGCGCGCTGCCAGGACGGGTTTCGACTGGCCCGATCTAAGCGGGGTTACAGCAAAAATTCAGGAAGAACTTCAAGAAGTTGCCGATGCAACCTCTCAAGATGAGAAAGAGGACGAAATTGGTGATCTGCTGTTCACGGTCGTGAATCTGGCGCGGCATTTGAAAGTCGATCCGGAAGCTGCTCTTCGCCGTGCGACGGCCAAATTCGATGGCCGGTTCCGCGCCATGGAACAAGCGAGCGGGGATGCCTTCACAACACTTTCGCTTGAGGAGAAAGAAGCGCTTTGGCAGTTTGTTAAGCGTACAGCTTAG